TAAGGTTGCTTATGCCATAGCCCTGGCTTTGTGCCAAAAGGGTGTCAAGGTTGCTGCATTGAAAGATGATGAATATAAGAAGCTGTTAAAGCACGTAGGCAAGTTTGGAGACAATTTGGTTCTTGCAGAAAGATATGATCCCAAGGTAAACATGTGTTACTTGTTTGCtaagaaaattatattgaaatattcaattttttcacttcacttttatattttgctaGATATGGTTGGTGGGAGACGGCCTGACCAAAGAAGAACAGTTGAAGGCACCCAAAGGAACAATATTCATTCCATTTTCCCAATTCCCACCAAGAAAAGTTCGCAAAGATTGCTACTACCACAGTACTCCGGCCATGGTGGCTCCTAAATCTATTGAGAACATGCAC
The genomic region above belongs to Theobroma cacao cultivar B97-61/B2 unplaced genomic scaffold, Criollo_cocoa_genome_V2, whole genome shotgun sequence and contains:
- the LOC18607126 gene encoding protein CER1-like 1, with the protein product VAALKDDEYKKLLKHVGKFGDNLVLAERYDPKIWLVGDGLTKEEQLKAPKGTIFIPFSQFPPRKVRKDCYYHSTPAMVAPKSIENMHSCENWLPRRIMSAWRVAGIIHGLEGWDVHECGHTIFGIGKVWEATLQHGFRPLSIPT